GAGAAAAGGCTTCTGACATTTCATCCTGGAAATTACTCCAGCGCCCTTCACTATCCGTGCTGAGTTTGTTCTCTACCGTTTCCACGAAGCGATTGAAATCCTTTTTCTTCTCTTCGAAGCTCTCCTCTGCTTTGACTTTGGATTCATCGAATTTCCCTTCAAGTGATTCCATTTTCAATTTGAACTTCTCGGCCTCTACATTCAGCAGGGAATAGGCCTTACCTAACTTCTCATCCTTCTTGATCTTCAGCTGTAGGTCGTGAATGGCATTTGAGATCTTCTTTTTCTGCTCGTGATAAGCATCTGAGGTCTCCGCTTTGCCTAGGGCCAGCTGTACTTTGAGACGGTCCATGGCGGCTTGTACTTCCTGCCATCGTTCTCCACCTTCTCCTTGTACCTTGGACTTGGTCTCATGGAGATAATGGGTGAATCCGTGTTTGGTCTCTTCCCATTTGTCTTTGGCTTCTGCCTTGCCTAGTGCAGCTTGGACTTGCAGCTCTTCCAACTCAACGGCAGCATTTCTCAGCGAGTTGACGACTTTGTCGATGAAGGTCTTGTTTTCCATGGTGTTATTCAATTGTTGGAGTTGAGGATAAGATAAGTATCAATTATCGATCTATCAATACGCCTTGATATTCTTACAGATGTTGTTCTTCCCTTAGTTGAATGTTCATGTAACGCACGTCTATCATTCTCGCAGTTTCTTGTTAGAACGGTGTCTTTCCCTATCCCGCTTGCTCTTTAGCTTCATCTTGGCTTCCCAGCTGGCTTGCAGGTCGACTCCTGTCTGATTGGCCAGGCACAGGGTCACGAAGAGCACATCGGCCAGTTCTTCGCCCAGGTCTTTTCCCTGATCGCTTTCCTTCTCGGATTGCTCACCATATCTGCGGGCCATGATACGCGCTACTTCTCCTACCTCTTCGGTCAGGATGGCCATATTGGTCAGTTCATCGAAGTAGCGTATGCCGACCTCTTGGATCCACTCATCGACTTCGGTCTGTAATTTCTTCCATTCCATTTTCAAGGGCTTATTTCATGTTCATACGGATCCTTTCTTCTTCTCATCCAGTTGAATGCGAGCATCAGCAGACTCGGTATGCCGACATAGACGGCTTCACTCTTCAAGACCTTCCAGCCCCATTCACTGAAAAAACTCGAAATGCCTATGGGAGAGACCTTGATGACCCTCCATGGCAGGAAATGGCGGCTATCATCAAAAGGCCACCAAAACGCGATTCCCCGCCCTCCGGTGGTCATGGCATCCAATAGGCCATGCGATACCAGGCATAGGCTGCAGATAAGCCAGGCTTTGAGCCTGTTCTGCTTGAAGAATAGGCTTACCAGGCCGCCCAGCACTACTGCAAAGAAGATGCTGTGCGTGAATCCGCGATGTCCATAGACACTCTCATATCCTATTCCGTTGAACCAGCCTATCACATCGATATCCGGCAGACAGGCCAGTGCTGCACCGATCCAAAGGAGTTTACGGTCTTCTGAGCCCACCGTATCTCCTAAGGCATATCCGCTGATGATATGGGCGAATACCGATGCCATCAATCTCTTTGTTTGGAGTCTATCATAATGGTCACCGGACCATCGTTTATCAACTCTACCTGCATATCTGCACCGAATATTCCGCGCTCTACCTTACGTCCTATCAATTTCTCGCAAGCTTCCATGAAAGAATCATATAATGGGATTGCTTGATCGGGTCGAGCGGCTTTGATGAATGAGGGGCGATTTCCTTTTTTGGTCTTCGCATGCAAGGTGAATTGACTGATGGCCAGCAGGTCCCCTTCGATATCGAGTAGGCTCTTGTTCATCAAACCCTCTTCATCGCTGAATATGCGCATTTGGACCACCTTGTTGGCAAGCCAATCCACATCTTCTTGAGAATCAGCTTCTTCTATGCCGATGAGAAGCAGTAGGCCATGGTCTATACTGCCTGTCAATTCTCCATCGGATATGACCGAAGCGCGTTTAACTCGCTGAATGACGATCCTCATGCGTAGATATCCTTTCTATAGGGACCCTCGTCCTCTTCGTACATATTGATGTAGCTGCGGTACCGGGATGGGTGGATCTCACCCTTCTCCAAAGCTTCTTTCACGGCACAACCGGGTTCGTTGATATGCCTACAATCATTGAACTTGCACTCATGCAGTACTTCACGCATTTCTAAGAAATAATGGGAGAGATCGGCTTTG
This genomic stretch from Flavobacteriales bacterium harbors:
- a CDS encoding nucleotide pyrophosphohydrolase, whose product is MEWKKLQTEVDEWIQEVGIRYFDELTNMAILTEEVGEVARIMARRYGEQSEKESDQGKDLGEELADVLFVTLCLANQTGVDLQASWEAKMKLKSKRDRERHRSNKKLRE
- a CDS encoding metal-dependent hydrolase; this translates as MASVFAHIISGYALGDTVGSEDRKLLWIGAALACLPDIDVIGWFNGIGYESVYGHRGFTHSIFFAVVLGGLVSLFFKQNRLKAWLICSLCLVSHGLLDAMTTGGRGIAFWWPFDDSRHFLPWRVIKVSPIGISSFFSEWGWKVLKSEAVYVGIPSLLMLAFNWMRRRKDPYEHEISP
- a CDS encoding D-tyrosyl-tRNA(Tyr) deacylase; amino-acid sequence: MRIVIQRVKRASVISDGELTGSIDHGLLLLIGIEEADSQEDVDWLANKVVQMRIFSDEEGLMNKSLLDIEGDLLAISQFTLHAKTKKGNRPSFIKAARPDQAIPLYDSFMEACEKLIGRKVERGIFGADMQVELINDGPVTIMIDSKQRD